A genomic window from Bacteroidota bacterium includes:
- a CDS encoding M48 family metalloprotease gives MKHIFAAIITVVMISAVYSQNPHDYTRVTNQGPLPPEVYTPSTIKFQSEIANIEADLSKKAQKTQQEYYLESGFSIDEMMRSGLVLYNPEYNAYLESIADVLLEDYPDLRASVHFYVLKTPVVNAFAGAGGNIFISMGLIAMLENEAELAFVMGHEIGHIAKEHGLDFYVEAKEIDKKSSNISLLKKSSSFNESLVVKNLYSQVLETEADDYGIQSILNSRYLADTVSLNAVFDVLKYAYLPYENESFPIDFFESNNYVTSKNLKLDSIKKIAGEPEYLEKKEAFKSTHPSIGDRRKSVFEKIDNVPVGGSRKAYIVSEEKFMKMRNVARFELPMYYLHNHLYQDAIYVAYLGLQKDPYNIYLQKIIAKSLTGLSKFRNAKDDEVYAEKARFEEYEGEQQQLYYMLWAMSDVELNVLALDYTFRIHLNNPQDPEVMPLCRSLINDLVFYHFNDEEDFLMGKTIARDSLYKLADIANPKIKVAAPSSKSKKVTRKTTVKAKRSTTAKIQADKNKKHLLYAYNDYWENKEFRRMWNEAVTERDEREAEAKEYKKAGIKYTNKGDTRNYFWGDHLGITKVVVVNPFYRRIDLRKDNAIEYVSSEEGELNYMEILKANAALLDVDLEILDPLKMSESDANSFNEMNELNDWFSEQLDFGNINMPGYNQNMVDSIATAMGTDYFLWTGIVSLRDKQNILGPVIYIALSPFFLPLLPYGVYELIKPEYEFFYLSLVYNVKTREAHVLKFMFLDNNDTRAILNSHTYEMLYQLSSPSKN, from the coding sequence ATGAAACATATATTTGCCGCAATCATCACGGTGGTAATGATTAGTGCGGTATACAGCCAAAACCCACATGATTACACAAGAGTAACAAACCAGGGGCCTCTTCCTCCGGAAGTGTATACGCCTTCTACCATTAAATTCCAGAGTGAAATAGCCAATATTGAAGCAGACCTTTCAAAAAAGGCGCAAAAAACACAGCAGGAATATTATCTCGAAAGCGGATTTTCAATTGATGAAATGATGCGCAGCGGATTGGTTTTATACAACCCTGAATACAATGCTTATCTTGAATCTATTGCAGATGTACTTTTAGAAGATTATCCTGACTTAAGAGCAAGTGTGCATTTTTATGTATTAAAAACACCGGTTGTTAATGCATTTGCTGGTGCGGGAGGTAATATTTTTATCAGCATGGGATTAATTGCCATGTTAGAAAATGAAGCCGAATTAGCCTTTGTAATGGGTCACGAAATTGGCCATATTGCAAAAGAGCATGGACTTGATTTTTACGTTGAAGCAAAAGAAATAGATAAAAAGAGTTCAAACATTTCGTTGTTAAAGAAATCATCAAGTTTTAATGAATCGTTGGTGGTTAAAAATTTATACTCACAGGTATTAGAGACAGAAGCAGATGACTATGGTATTCAATCAATTTTAAACTCAAGATATCTTGCAGATACTGTATCATTAAATGCCGTTTTTGATGTTTTAAAATATGCTTACTTACCTTATGAAAATGAAAGTTTCCCTATCGACTTTTTTGAGAGTAATAATTATGTGACATCTAAAAATCTCAAATTAGATTCTATTAAAAAAATTGCGGGAGAACCTGAATATTTAGAAAAAAAGGAAGCTTTTAAAAGTACACATCCCAGTATTGGCGATCGCCGCAAATCGGTTTTTGAAAAAATTGATAATGTACCGGTAGGTGGCAGCAGAAAAGCATATATTGTTTCTGAAGAGAAATTTATGAAAATGCGCAATGTGGCGCGTTTTGAATTACCTATGTATTACTTGCATAACCACTTGTATCAGGATGCCATTTATGTTGCTTATTTAGGATTGCAGAAAGATCCATACAATATATATCTTCAAAAAATTATCGCAAAATCACTAACAGGGTTATCAAAATTCCGAAATGCAAAAGATGATGAAGTGTATGCAGAAAAAGCGCGCTTTGAAGAATACGAAGGCGAGCAACAACAATTATATTACATGTTGTGGGCGATGAGTGATGTGGAATTAAATGTTTTGGCTTTAGATTACACTTTCCGTATCCATTTAAATAATCCGCAGGATCCTGAAGTAATGCCATTATGCCGTTCATTAATCAACGACTTGGTATTTTATCATTTTAACGATGAAGAAGATTTTTTAATGGGGAAAACAATTGCCCGTGACAGCTTATACAAACTTGCAGACATTGCCAATCCGAAAATAAAAGTTGCCGCACCCAGCAGCAAATCGAAAAAGGTGACGCGAAAAACAACTGTTAAGGCAAAACGTTCAACAACGGCTAAAATCCAGGCCGATAAAAACAAAAAACATTTATTATACGCCTACAACGATTATTGGGAAAACAAAGAATTCCGCCGCATGTGGAATGAAGCCGTTACTGAAAGAGATGAACGCGAAGCAGAAGCAAAAGAATATAAAAAGGCCGGTATAAAGTACACTAACAAAGGAGATACTCGAAATTACTTCTGGGGTGACCATCTTGGAATTACAAAAGTTGTTGTAGTAAATCCTTTTTACCGACGTATCGATTTACGGAAGGATAATGCAATTGAATATGTTTCCAGTGAAGAAGGTGAATTAAATTACATGGAAATATTAAAAGCAAACGCCGCTTTGCTTGACGTTGACTTAGAAATATTAGATCCTTTAAAAATGAGTGAAAGTGATGCCAACTCATTTAATGAAATGAATGAACTGAACGATTGGTTTTCAGAGCAACTCGATTTTGGAAATATAAACATGCCTGGTTACAATCAAAATATGGTAGATTCAATTGCTACTGCCATGGGAACGGATTATTTTTTATGGACCGGCATTGTTTCGTTAAGAGATAAACAAAATATTTTAGGGCCGGTAATTTATATTGCCCTCTCCCCTTTCTTTTTACCATTGTTACCTTATGGCGTTTATGAATTAATTAAACCGGAATATGAATTTTTCTATCTCAGTCTGGTGTATAATGTAAAAACCAGAGAAGCCCATGTATTAAAATTCATGTTTTTAGATAACAATGATACTCGTGCGATTTTAAATTCGCATACTTATGAAATGTTATATCAATTATCAAGCCCATCAAAAAATTAA
- a CDS encoding T9SS type A sorting domain-containing protein: MKNLFTTILFFGTLTAGFSQIVGNSAFAKTNYIQLGYNECGVLGADSIPADFVNPGDPYRSVIWDVNGDGWETGFPNFSGDLINGSYYESFRFDRSNSGHTVDYINSYTSCWLNDVKGGFTNYSANEDSVVIEWTSDMPYFTLVHQSIIYTNKKYIINHVSITNNSFDGHNYYYIREVEPYVEGYWVDSYTNENTIEAKYDNDGYSLVSAVGSAFNTYFAAGSKNERAYTALSNTHYYDYIYEGSASGHYNLNVIFYQPVLLSGETVKFSYAYIFDEDEVEEAINKTYDPKVTFPCVAGNIETGAIYEGAIEITADYQAGSSYELQYAISGTDDFVTTELTSDRYWLVGYLHPCSSYDFRLISMCENDTLYTYLYNINTLCFDDIQALETQSLNIYPNPAINEFIVDAENMSTDIEVIIVTTVNGNIVETIYNKTGNKTININTSKYATGLYAVTIVSGNNSITKSLVIIAD, encoded by the coding sequence ATGAAGAATTTATTTACTACAATTTTATTTTTTGGCACCCTTACTGCAGGATTTAGTCAAATAGTTGGAAATTCTGCCTTTGCTAAAACCAACTATATTCAATTAGGTTATAATGAATGTGGTGTTTTAGGTGCAGACTCTATTCCGGCAGATTTTGTAAACCCAGGTGATCCTTATAGAAGTGTAATTTGGGATGTTAATGGCGATGGCTGGGAAACTGGTTTTCCTAATTTTTCCGGTGATTTAATAAATGGTAGCTATTATGAATCATTTCGTTTTGATAGGAGTAATTCGGGTCACACAGTAGACTATATAAATAGCTACACTTCATGCTGGCTTAATGATGTTAAAGGTGGGTTTACTAACTATTCAGCTAATGAGGATAGTGTTGTAATTGAATGGACTAGTGATATGCCATATTTTACACTGGTACATCAATCTATTATTTATACCAATAAAAAATACATTATAAACCATGTTTCAATCACGAATAATTCTTTTGATGGTCACAATTACTATTATATCAGAGAAGTTGAACCTTATGTTGAGGGATATTGGGTAGATAGTTATACTAATGAGAATACGATTGAAGCAAAATATGATAATGATGGATACTCACTGGTCAGCGCGGTTGGAAGTGCATTTAACACCTATTTTGCAGCAGGTTCAAAAAATGAAAGAGCTTACACCGCTCTCTCTAACACACATTATTATGATTATATTTACGAAGGCTCAGCATCGGGTCATTATAATTTAAATGTGATTTTTTACCAACCGGTTCTACTCTCCGGTGAAACGGTAAAATTTTCTTATGCTTATATTTTTGATGAGGATGAAGTTGAAGAAGCAATTAATAAAACCTATGACCCAAAAGTCACATTCCCTTGTGTTGCCGGCAATATTGAAACCGGCGCAATTTACGAAGGTGCAATTGAAATTACTGCTGACTATCAAGCGGGTTCAAGTTATGAGTTACAATATGCAATTTCAGGAACAGATGACTTTGTTACAACAGAATTAACGTCAGATAGGTATTGGCTTGTAGGATATTTGCACCCTTGCTCATCATATGATTTTCGTTTAATATCGATGTGCGAAAACGACACATTATATACTTACTTATATAATATCAATACCTTATGCTTTGATGATATACAAGCCCTAGAAACCCAATCGCTAAATATTTATCCCAACCCTGCAATAAATGAATTTATTGTTGATGCCGAAAACATGAGTACTGATATTGAAGTAATTATTGTTACCACTGTTAACGGAAACATTGTTGAAACGATTTATAACAAAACAGGTAACAAAACAATAAATATTAATACTTCTAAATACGCCACCGGTTTATATGCGGTTACAATTGTATCAGGGAATAATTCGATTACAAAATCATTAGTAATTATTGCTGATTAA